The sequence AGGCTGGCCTCTGGCCCCCGCGCGCTCCTTCACTGCTTCCGCAGCCACCGCGCGCATAGCCTCTGCCCGGGCCCCGCGCCGATCCCAGGCCCTGCGCCGACCCCGGGCCCCGCGCCGCCCCCGGGCCCCGCGCCCCTGCCGCCccgcgcccccgcgccggcccCGCGGCCCTCCACGGCCGGCGCCATGCCCCCCCTCAGGAGCCACAAGCCCACGGTCGCGGTAAGAACTTTGCCCGCTCCGCCAGCCGAGGCCCCACTATCTGGGTACCCAGCCAGGGCGGCAGCCTCGGTCCCCTCCTTGCGGTACTACTCCCACCCTAACCTGCGCCCACCCGGCCCTGTACCACACCGTACTCCGTGAGGCCCTTTGCTTGGAATAGTCCCTGCTCAGGGCCCCCCACGCCCTCCGTTTCCTGCTGCGTCCGCTTTGCCTCTTAGGGTGTAGGTCACAGTGATTACGATGATCGAATTACCAATTCCAATTTAGTGGATGAATTGATCATTTAGGACGGGGGATTGGATCGAAGGCATTGTCTCCAGAGCTCGCAGTAGCAGACTTGGCCTCTAGGGGGTGCtcaatgaatgaatgttgaattaATAAGGGTGATTCAAATCTAGGGATTCCCACTGGGAGAGGTTTGCTGTAGGCTGCGTGAAGTTGGAGGCTCAAGGACTAATGGCCGCACAGTGCCCTCCTGCCAGAAGACCAGAACCAGGAGACAAACAGCTGGCCAAGGGAGGGTGGGATGAGGCCCAGAGCTGCGTGGGGGAAAGATCCGGCATTGAGAAGGGCGAGGGCTGATGTAGGCTGAGGCGGCCTCAGGACTGGGGAGGTGGACCCAGAAGAGCCCTGGGAGCAGAAGTGAATTTACAGTGAAGCCAGTGAAGCTAAAGCCTCACGCGCCTCACTTTGCTCCTTCTAGGGCCTTGTACCTAATTTTGTATTCATAATTGTGTGTCCTTTTTCTTTAAGAGGGCTCTCCCGAATTGCCTAAGTACAGATTCCACAAAGCCTATATTCTGTCCCCATGAGCAAGTCAGGATTGACAGCACAAAGTGGCAGTTAGGCGCAGGTTTCTGCCTTCCCTCTCCCCGCAACCCCCAGCAACCCCAGGCAGGCCAGGGATGCAACAGAATAAAACCAAGTTGAAATCAAATTCAAAAGACAGACTTGAAGTCTGACTGTTCCCACTCACTggcagtgtgaccttgggtaagttgctAAACCTCTCTGAGCCACCCCTTTCTACCTGTAAAGTGTGTGTTGTGGGGGTGAACCCCTCACACAGTTGTTTAGAGCAAACACCACTAAGGAGGATGGCCTTGAGGTATTTCAGCTGGTTTGGTTAGGAGGAGAAGAGGCTCTGTAAACTGGACAGGCCATGCCCACATCAGGGTCTGGATGTCGATACCAGGTTCTTCCTGGGCCGAGATTAAATGTAATTTTATAGCAGCAACCCTGTGAGGAAGGGAACAAGTGCCATTCTTGTCCtgtagatgaagaaaatgagacaaGGAGAGGCTAAGGATCTTTTTCAAGGTCACAAGAGTGGACTCAGCTCCTAAGTTTTACATGTTTCCCCCACCCCTGGAAGCGAAGGGCAGACCCTAGGATGGCAAGGAAATCCCTGACAAGGTGGGGTTGTGTGgggaattcacacacacacacccccctcaTCCCTAGGAACCAGGGCAACAGCTAGGCTTCCCTTGAGGAGCAGAAGGGGAAGGTCAGTGCATTTAGGCTTGGCAGATGGGGGATGAATTGGGGTGATGCTAACTAAACTAACTGAAACACCTCCAAACCATCCTCCTTAGTCCAGGGTCTGTTTGAGTCTCCTCAGCACCACAACTGAGGGGCAGGTATACCCAGTCCCCACCCTGTTCCATGCTCTGCCAAGCCCCAGCCCAGCCAAACTCAAGAAGGAATTTCTGGCTGGGAACATCTATGCTATACCAAGATGTCAGGGAAAGAGCTCTTGACTTTGATTCCGAATAGGGTTCAGGTCCCAAATATGTATGGCTTATCAGATCTTTAACGTCTCTGAACCTAGAGCTCAATATCTATGAAATGGGATAATAGCACAGACATCATATTTCTCTTGCAGGGTTGTTGAAAGCAGTAAATTAAATATTAGCACTTACTGTACGCTAGGCACTTTGCTAACCACTTTTTTCACATTGTCTTATTTAAGCCTCACAACAACCTTTGAGGTAGCTACAGCGATTGcctccattttacatatgagtaaACTGAGTAAATGGCAGAGCCGGCATTTGAACCCAGGCGTGTGAGAGTCCAAGCCCTCTACAATATTAGTCCctacactctctctctctatatatataaaaaaaaaaaactagtgccaggTGGTACAAAAAAGGCACCTTTTAAAATGTCCAGCCCAGCAGGGTGTCAACTCCTGTGGTAACTGGTATGTCTAGCCTGTCTCTATTTCAGTCGCTCAGCCCGTATACCTGCCTGCCACCCCCTGGGGCGATGGCCCAGCCTCTCGACTCCCGCCGATTGTACCCTGATTCTGCGGCTGACCTGCTGTCTGCCCTGAGCCAGGAAGAGCAAGACCTCCTTGGGCCTGTGGTTGCTCTGGGGTATCCCCTGCATAGGGCCATCATGGCTCTGCAGAAGACGGGGAGGCAGAGCCTGAGCCAGGTGAGTGGGAAACCCAGAAAGCCGAGTGAGTggccatgtggtttttgtctttaacttgaagttttattttcttctttttagaggCAGAACCCCAGTATGGCCATAACCTCAGCATGGCCATAATCATTAGGAGTTATGAGCAAATCTGTAGACCCTAATGCTACCTCTTCCATAGGCATTTATCAAGAATCCCCATACCCACCTGGGGAGTCTAAATATTATAACCCTGTTCTCAATATCTGCCCCAAGCACAGGGGCTTGGAGCTTCGGCAGCCAAGAATCTCTCCAGCACTCTCCAGTAAAGCTTCCTGCAATGATAGAGATGTTCTGTATCTATTCTCAAAGAGCTCGTATTCTTATTGGAAGACTGATGGACACTCACGAAGACATTCAAAGGATAGCACCCCAGGCTAGCCTAAGATTTGGGAGCAGGTTTTGATCCCCAGTATAACCAAGAATGTGAAAGCATCTGCAGGAGAATGAGGACCCCCAAAGTGCCAGAAGAGAGGTGCCAGTGACAAGTTACCTGGGAGCAGGACAGTTATGAAtgttttagttatctattgctgtgtaacagacTACCCCAAAATTTAGTGCCTGAAAATAAGTCATTTATTTGCTCATGATTCTGTAGGTTGGCAGTCTGGGGTGGGTTCAGCTGGATGGTTTTTCTGGTCTTACCTGGGGCCTCTCATGTGACTACAGTCTGGTGATATAACTGAGACTGGATGGTATAAGATGGCCTCACTCACAGTCTGGTGACTGATGATATCTAGCGACTGGACCACATATCTCCAGCACGCTAGCCCTGGCTTCTTCACATGGTGACTTGGTTCCAAGAGCGCAAGTGTGAGATCTTCAAGACATCTTGAGCTTAGGCTAAAGTTATACACAGTCACTTCCACCTCATTCTGTTGGTCAGGACCAGCCCAGATTTAAGGGGTGGGAAAATAGACACTAGCTCTtgatgagaaggagccctggtggtacagtggttaagcgcttggctgctaagtgaaaggttgacagttcaaacccaccagccgctccatgggagaaagatgtggcagtctgctttcataaagatttacagccttggaaaccctagggggcagttctactctgtcccatggggtcactgtgagtcagaatcaactcagcagcaatggccTTCTTGATGAGAGGAGCTGCAAAGGATTTATGGCTGTTCTTAATCTACCACAGGGAGGTTCCAGTAATCAAGACAGGCTTTATGGAGGTGCCAAGCCTTTACCTGGGCTTCAAGGATGGATGACTCCTGAATTGGTGGGAAGGAGAAGGGATGATATTCCAGGCAGGAGGGACAGTGCAAACAAAGGAATGGAGGCAGGAAGGAAGCATTTGGGAGACACTGATTTGGATCAGTCTTGTTGAAGTAGAGTGTGCATGATGCAGGCTGATGGGAGATAAGGTAGGGAAGGGGAGTTGGGGGCAGATTGAAGGTACTTTGAGTGCTGGGCTGAAGTAAAAGGGAGGCGTGGAAGAATGGTGAACAGGCACAGGGCAGGAGGTAATACCGAATGCCACTTCTGAACCCCCATTCCTCTACCTCAATGCAGCATCCCCCTTTGCATTGTTGGGCACACACCAGGGGCAGACAGTTCATCCATATCCACagccatctctctctccctttctaccCATGGTCGCAAAGCTGAGCACTAGTACTGAAAGGTCCTGGGGCAGTTGGCACTTATTCCTTTCTCCTGTCCTACCACCACCAGAGGGCTGGGGATCCCCTCTCCATAATCACTGATGACTGCTGAATGTTGGGTCTCTGAGGCCTGGAGAAGCCTGCTCCTGGGGGAAGGAAGgacaaaaggagaatgaagtgACACTCAAACTGAAGCCAGAAGCAGAATGTGCTACCCCCACACTGGGGAGGCGGGGAATTCACCTGGTTTCCTTCCTCACCCACTCCTGTTTCATTTGAGTTCACCAGTCCATGCCCTTCCCTGGAGGAAACCTTTCAACAGAGTAACCCCCATGTAGCCAAaatgggggtggggcgggggcgtGGCGAGCAGTGCTAACACTTATTGAACACCTTCTTTGTGCTAGGCCCTCAATCTGAAGGCATTCAATTAGGTCTTCTCAATTCTGCAAGGCAGCTATTATTACCTCCACTTTGCTGATGAGGATACTGAGGCCAGAGAGGTTTCATATAGCCAGTCAGCGGCAGCACTGGGATTGAAgccagtctgttctgactccttATCTTTGTTGCACAGTGCTATGCTCTTGTTTTCTGTGCGAGAGCCCCACAGGACAGCACCCCAGGCTGATTTGAGACTTAGGAGTAGATTTAAAACTTCTCCTACCTTCAGCTGTGAGGACCTTGGCCAAGAAGCTAGGCAGGAGGGCTGTGAGGGAACAGACCCACGGCACAGGCTCTGACGTGCCTCCCcagtccctccagtcccagtgaTGAGGATAAGATCTCAGGCCCTCCCTGGGTGGTGGGACGGGTCTTATGATTAGTCAAAGCAGGGGTCTCCCTGTGGGTGGGCTGGAAGGATCCATATGTCAGGAACATTGTGTCTCCAGGGATTGACCACCTGCCTGGCCCAGAGATCCCTGGGTGGCCTTCTTCCCTAGTGGACAGTCAGGGGCCAGGTGCTGAGGGGTGGATGACTTCATCCTCCCTCCCCAGCCAAGCTAGTATTTCCCTCTGTTCTATGCAGCTCCATCACTAACTGAGCAATTCCTCTGGGTTCAGATTCCTTCTCCCCATGAAAGACAGACACCCAActaaaactcactgccgttgagtcaattccgactcacagcaacattacagggcagagtagaactgccccttagggtttccaaggctataaacccttacagaagcaggctgtcacatcttcttcttatggagcagctggtgggttcgaatcgccatcctttcagttagcagccagatgctaacccactgtgccaccagggctcctgaaagacAGACACACAAGACAGTAAATCCTTTTTGACTGGAGTGATAAATGTCAGGTGACCCAGTAGGGAGGGTGTCAGGTGATGGAGCCCAAGCACTTAGAAGAgtcagggagaaagaaagagatataaaagacaaacactgtccatccctctttccttccttccacagTGATCAGAGCACCCACTGAATGTCTGACAGGACAAATGTGGGACAGGTCAGGCCAGGCTCAGACTTGCTATGGGACTCTAGGCACACCAGGCCCcccctttgagcctcagtttccccattcacAAAATGGAAAGGACATGTTTCTTTGGAGTCAATGACTTCTGGGAGCCCCTCTAGCCCTGACATCTCATGGTTTGAAGATGACACTGTCACCTTCCCAGGGGCCTGACTGGTCCCTGCTCCAGTCCTGTAGGCCTCAAGGCTGAACAAGCAGCTGAATCTTTACAAATATAGATTCCCAAGCCCCACCCTGGAGGGTCCCAGTCTGTGGAGctcaaaccagaaaaaaaaaaaccattgccatcaagtcgattctgactcatagtaaccctgcaggactcagtagaactgcctcttagggtttccaaggctgtaatctttatgaatgcaggctgccacatctttctcccgtgaagtggctggtgcgttcgaaccaccaaccttctggttggcaaccgagcgcttaaccactgtgccaccagggcttctttgggtGGAGCTCAGGGACCTACAATTTTTGAAGATCTGGAGATGGTTCTGATATGCAGTCTGGCCTGGGGCCTACTGGATTGAGTCAGCGGTCCCTTGAACAAGTGATTCAAAACCTGGCTGCATGTTACAATCACCTGGAGAACTATTAAAAACCCCAATGCCCAGGCTACACCCCAAACCAAAAATAGCAGAATCTCTGGAAATGGGGCCAGGCATCTGCCATTTTTAAAGCAGTGAGCACCAAGGTTGAGAACCCATCATTGTAGGTGAACCAAGAGGTGAGGGGGCATCCACCATTTGGCCTTGCCCTCTCTCCTGTTTtcacctttgaaaaccctgtgtgcTCTCAAGCCAGCTCAGAGCTCTTCTTTTAGTGGCCAGCTCTCCGATGGACAAGGCATTGGCAAGGCTTGCCTTggctaaacctcagtttcctcaactgtgaaAGCAGGTCTTGGGTGGGTGGTTTTCAAACTACTCAGAGGGCAGAGTGGGCGGCTGAGGAGTCCCTTTGGGGCAGGACATCTCCCAGAACAGCTCTGACCTTACCCTGTTATTATTGAAGCCATCTTGTGCTCCAGACCAATGGTTCAGAAGcaaaaacaatttgaaaaccaTTATCCCAGAAGAGCTGTACTTTTTGCTGAGCTCTGAAGGTCTGCAGGAACCCAACCTGCTCTTTTTCAACATATACCCATCGTTCTTAGGGCCTGGAGCCCTCATCTGGTACCACCTCCTTATAAACCCTGCTTTGATTTGCCTGGCAAGGATGTTTTCCTGTATCTGGTTTATCTCCCCTGCTAAACTGGGAGTTCCTTGAAGGTTGTTATTAATTCATTTTACAAACTCGGCatacatttattgagctcctctGCCTGCCCTGCTGGGTGCTGGAGACAGAATGGTGAACAGGACTGACACACCCCTTCCCTCGTGGAGCAGAAAGTGAGTGAATTGGAAGATGACGAAGATAAGTAAAGCAACTGCACAGTCACACATGCTGCCATGGCGGAGCACAGGGCCCTATGGGAGCACCAAGGCCAGCCGGGAGCACAAAGGCCAGCCAGCACCCACTCAGACTCAGGGTCGGGGAGGCTTCCAGGGAACGGAAGGAGGCTGGCCTTGGCTGAGGGAGCCGGATATGCAAAGGCCTAGAGGGGGTGAAGAGGAACTGAGGGTGGGGACAGGGGGCCTGAGCAGGCCTTTGAACCCTAGTAAGGAGACAGAAAGctgcctggccaacagactggaagagatccgtatttgcgCAGATTCCACAAAAAGACGATCCAGCAGAATgcgaaaattatagaacaatatcattaatatcacacacgagtaaaattttgcggttgcagcagtacatcaacaaggaactgccagaaattcaagcgggattcagaaaaggatgtggaaccacggGTGTcactgctcatgtcagatggatcctggctgaaagcagagaataccagaaggatgtttacctgtgttttattgactatgcaaaggcatttggctgtgtggatcataacaaattatggataacattgcaaagaatgggaattccagaacacttaattgtgctcatgaggaacttgtatacagaccaagaggcagttcgaacagaataaggggatactgcgtaaagtcaggaaaggtatgcatcagggttgtatcctttcaccatacctactcaatctgtatgttgagcaaataatccaagaacttggactatatgaagcagaacacagcatcaggtttCTAGGAagggtcattaacaacctgcaatatgcagataacacaaccttgcttgctgaaagtgaagaggacttgaagcacttattgacgaagatcaaaaactacagccttcagtttggattgcacctcaaaataaagaaaacaaaaatcctcataaatggaaaaataaacaacattatgatgaacagagaaaatacgGAAGTTGTTAagtattttacttggatccacagtctacgcccatgaaagcagcagtcaggaaaccaaacaacatattacattgggtaaatctgctgcaaaagacctctttaaagtgttagaaagcaaaaatgtcactctgaggactaagttTTGctcgacccaagccatggtattttcagttacctcctatgcacgtgaaagaccaaagaagaattgattcatttgaattatggcgttggcacagaaaattgaatataccatgaactgctagaagaacgaacaaattgtcttggaaggagaacagccagaatgctccttagaaacaaggatggtgagactttgtctcacatactttggacatgttatcgggaggagccagtccctggagaaggacatcatgcttggtaaagtagagggtcagctaaatagaggaagaccctcaatccgatggattgacacagtggttgtaacaatgggctcaagcataacaatgattgtgaggatggcgcaggaccgggaagtgttttgttctgttgtgcatagggacactatgagtcggagccgatttgatggcacctaacaacaatcaacaacaaTCAGGAGGCAGGACTTTATCCTGGGGgtcaaaggagtccctggtgacTTAAGCAGGGAGTGACTTGAATAGGTTTTCAACCCCCAGAGTGTCCTCCACTGTCTCCTTCCCCTTCCAGCATTTTCCAGCACTGGTGCGGACCTGTTGCATGGTAGGGGCTTGTGAAGTCCTGGAATGCAGATATGGCTGGGTTGGATGGGCACCTTCCCACATGTGGGTGCTCACCAGGAGGGTGGCCAGGGCTTGGTGGATGATTCATGTATATGGGATGGCCTGGGTGTGGGTGGGGCTATGTTTGAGGCCTGACCCTTCCCTGGTGAGGTCCTGGGAACACTCTAACCCACCCTAACAGTCCTTTTCTGGGATTCCAGCCCCCAGCTTAGGACAGTTGGTCAAGACCCACTGCCATCCACCTGTCCCCGACCTAGAGGAGGCCTCTGTCCGTCTTCTCTTGGCTCACGGGGCACTAGGGCCATGTTGTGTGTGATGGGCTACCCATTCCAACTGGCCCTCAGCTCCACCCTGGTCTCCTGTCCCTGCCACTCCTCTTATGGCCCCTCTCTCTCTGCCCTTTTCCTACTCAGTTTCTCAGCTACCTTAGCGCCTGTGACCGACTGCTGCGGCAGGGCTatgaggagggcctggtggacgAGGCCATGGAGATGTTCCAGTTCTCTGAAAGCCAGGTGAGCAGGGCCTCCCACCCACGCCCCAGGGAAGGTGGGGGCCAAGCAAAGCTGGCCTGAGCTTGGAGACCTGCTCAGTCCTGGGGAGAAGGCAGTGGCCCAGGGAGATGAACCATGGTGCGGGGGGGAGAAACAGAGCCAGGAGGGGGCCAACAGGAAGCACAGAGAGAGGcaagggttttgttttatttcactgGACCAACACAACAAATAGTATCGAGTGCCCCCTCCTTGTCAGATACCTAGATGGGTCCCCTGGGCAGTACACAGAAGCTTGTACTCTCTGGTTAGGGTGTTTGCCTCCCACCTGGAAACCCAGAACCCATGCAGCTGTGGACCATAGTCAGTTCTAAGTGCCGATGAAGACAACCTGTCCGCAATCATAGGCAGTTGACCCAGGCTCGGCAGAGTGGCTCTTCACAGAGGCtgagggagggacagagggagTGGGGAGTGGACGGAGAGGTGGGGCAGTGAGGGGGCACAGAGGGCgggagagatgctgaagaagagcgATGAGGTGGGGAGTTAGAGGGGCTGGAGGCCGGAAGGAGGGCAGAGGCTGCGTGGTGTGAAATCTTGGCAGTGTTTGGAGAATGGGCAGAGACCCCAGGCCGTTCAGCCTTTGGACACTAATGTGCAGCCTGGCCCTTCTTGCCCCCAGCACCAAGTACAGAAGGGCgtgaggtggggggtgggagtAAAGCCAGGATGGAGCTAGGAAATGGAGGCCCAAGACGGGCCAGATTGGGGCTTTCCTTCCTTAGCAGAGAATGGAGAGTTGGGGCCCACGGTCACCCCAGGAGTACAGGAAAGCTGCAGGTGCTCACCCAGGAGGAGGCACCCCAGCTCCCAGGGACTGACACCCTCCCTCCTCTGTCTCCTCAGGCAGGGGAGTTCCTTCAGCTCTGGGCACAGTTCAGCGACATGGGCTTCCAGCAGGACCGCATCAAGGAGGTGCTGCTGGTCCACGGCAACCGCCGCGAGCAAGCCCTGGAGGAGCTGGTGGCCTGCGCCCAGTGATCGCCAGAGAGCTCCACAGTGCCGTGggggccagtcctgtgccaggcctggccatctgtccTAACTGTACtgctaaaaacaaataataattctACAGTAATAatgcaggaaaccctgatggcgtagtggttaagagctacagctgctgaccaaaaggctggcagttcaaatccaccagacactccgtggaaaccttatggggcagttctattctgtcctatagggtcactatgagtcagaatcgactggaaggcaacaggtttggttttgcttttttttttttttttttcaagtaatgTATGCTCATTGTAAAATGCAAACAATGCCAAGGGTGAATCAGCTGGAAGAGTTGAGCTAGGGTGAGTGAGCTAGCGTGGATAAGGAACTGTGGTTTTTCATACAAGCCTTGTCAAGCTACCTGTATTTGACTCTTTAAACTGTGCACATTAGTaacttggttttaagaaaactagaacaaataAATATGATGGGTAGTTCTGTTAGATTCTGCAGGCTCCTGGTCTTGGTGTTGAACGAGCATCTGAATGGGGGTCAGAAGACCTGATTTCTGATTTTGGTTCTGCCGGTGGCGGTTTCCAGGCCTCTTTGGGCCTCATTTTCCCCCGGAAAATTGGGGAGCCACTGAGCCAGATCAAAACTTTCTGGACCTGGTGGCTATCCTTGAGAAGCCCCTGGAGAATTTGTTAAAGAATCCCAGGCCCAGCCCTGGATATTCTGATTCAGAAAGCCTGGTGTGGAGGCCCTCAGGAatctgttttgtttggttttataagaAGCTCTGGGGATTCTTACTCACTGAGTCCACAGCCAGTGTGTGGGACCCTTGGGGCCAGCCAACCTCGGTGCCTTTCTGCTCTAACAATCTCTGGTGCTAAATAAGCATTCCTCGTTTGGGGAGTGCACACGTTGGGACCAGGATTGTCTCCAGTCACCCCAGGCCTATGTTCAGGAGGTCCCCAGGGAATGAGGGACCAGTTGCTGGAGCCGCCCATGGCTGCAGAGGCCAGAGGCCAAGACACTGGTGCCCTGACCCTTCCTGGCTGGCCTTGTGGAAAGACCTGGAGCAGTCACCATAGAGCCAAACCCTCTCAGCCCCCTCCACCCAGCAAACAGGGCTGAACCAGGGCTGAGGCCTGTAAAAAACAAGAACTTCCACATTTCTCAGAGCTTCAACCCAGCCAGACACTTTGTTTGAACAAGGAGGATGAACTTCTCTAAGCCTACAGACCAAGTTTGGGACTAAAATCCAGGTCTCCTGAGGCCCATCCAGCCCCTGGGTACTTTCCATTAAGCTCTGACGCCTGCCAACTTAAAATCacattaaaaatattctttatgCTTAAAACTTGCTTTGAAGAACTTGCGTATTTGAGAAAATAGGCAAGATGGCATAAAGTTGGTCATGTTTCTGTggccaaaaataaaattacactTGGGAAAGACAGTACAAATTAAAGTTCAATTTTTATGGTgcaatttttttattccaaagcTATCTATGTTCTGACTGAGGGAATTTCCTTGGTCTGCTACTTTATTAAGTCCCCTTATTAGCTGTGGCCAGTTAGCTAGCCCCTTACCCACCCCCATAGGGCCCCCACACATGTCACTGTCTCACCTTCCCCAAACCTTTCCATCCCTAGAAAACTTGCTTGATTAAAAATGAGACATTAATGGAAGAACTGTTAGTTTAAAAATTTTTAGGAGGCAGAATAGTATGGTGTTAGAGGCGTGGACCTCAAACTCAGGTTTGGGCTGAAACTACAACCTTATCTCCAACTAGCCCTGTGACCTTTTGACATCACATAATCTCTGTGTGCCTCAGCTGCTTATCCATAAAATAGAGATGCTCAAACTTCCCACATGGGATGCCTGAATGGGACAGCACACAGGAACTTTGTGTCATGTTATCTAGTGCTATTTCCTTGTTTATACATACTTACATCCTGCCTTGTTCCGTAATCACTATGGTCATTCTTCTGATCAGCCTCCTCATCATTGTTATGGTTAACACATCTCCAGCATTTATAATCAAGCTCAGAGAACCTGGTAGAACCTTTCCTCAATGTCTCAGCCTCTCTGGTCAGCATGGTTTAAGAAGGTGGCCAGAGCAGAGGATTCTGGGAGTGCCACCTGGAATATGCAAAGTAATATATCCCCAgtttctggggattaggatgtgaacatctttgggggccattattcagcccACCACAGAGGAACAATGCCTAACCCCAAATAATACATGACTAGTGGTGGAATTTTAGGCAGTCACACAAGAATGTTGTTGTGTTTCGTATCACTCTTTATACAACGGACGTGTCCATTTTAGAACAGAATGACAGCAGGGCGGGCCTTCTGCATGGCCCTCTGAGTACCTGCCTTTACCCACTGGGTTGGATGTGTGGATGAGGGCAGCCGCTTCCAGAGGTCAGGGCCTCAGGCCGGGCGTGGCGCTGGCTGGCTAAGTAGACACAGCTGGCGCTGCTCCTGTCTGACTTCTGGTAGGAGCCTCTGCTGCTTTTGCTGCTACTTGAGTCAACCTCCTGCAGCCGACAACATTCTCCTAGCACCAGGACCAGCACCAGCTGAAgagcccccgccccccacccccccgccgccgcagCCCTTTAAATTCTGGGTAGTGGGGGGAAGGGGCAGAGGGAAGAGGTATAGCGGGATATACTACCCTGGGGTCACAGCTGGCCTCCAGGGATCTGGTGGGACAGTCAGGAGTCTCCTTTTCTGGGCCCTCCTCCCTTCTCAGCCATTTTCTTCCACACTCCTGCCCAACCCCTCTCCCCAGCCTCTAGCAGCCCTCTCCTCTTAGCTGGTGATTAGAGAATTCCATTGTTTACTGTTGTTGGGTAACAACCCAGTGGCACCTGAACCCAAGGCCTGCTGCATCTCCAAGAGATCGAAGAAAGACTCTGGAACCAGCGAtcatgacatatggtttattCGGGAAGCTTACTTACAGGACCGTGGCCCAGGGCTGTGGCTGGACCAGTTTAGTGCTCCTCAACCATCTAGCAAGGGAcgcaagcttatataccatttcagctgggaccaaggctcatcgtttttctcccatgtccttgggcagtcag comes from Loxodonta africana isolate mLoxAfr1 chromosome 13, mLoxAfr1.hap2, whole genome shotgun sequence and encodes:
- the UBAP1L gene encoding ubiquitin-associated protein 1-like, which produces MNALDGVLFKVSKGFVIDTEPISGPELCIPACRELLLGSMHDFSLERKALFWVEAAVRGPCRCQSGGSGTASAPPAWLLLVSPEYRPVPAPAAAQGPEAGAQEQSEEKDEEEASSTSKEEPCPGSPQPGSPASPGPGQRLCSLDVLRGVRSELAGARRRLSEGRLASGPRALLHCFRSHRAHSLCPGPAPIPGPAPTPGPAPPPGPAPLPPRAPAPAPRPSTAGAMPPLRSHKPTVASLSPYTCLPPPGAMAQPLDSRRLYPDSAADLLSALSQEEQDLLGPVVALGYPLHRAIMALQKTGRQSLSQFLSYLSACDRLLRQGYEEGLVDEAMEMFQFSESQAGEFLQLWAQFSDMGFQQDRIKEVLLVHGNRREQALEELVACAQ